Proteins from a single region of Cryptococcus neoformans var. grubii H99 chromosome 5, complete sequence:
- a CDS encoding flavin-containing monooxygenase encodes MAPTAIKAEVDGQQVDVANLKAKIVNQHKEIEVESPDEKDPVAPNFMYDFKYNTPLPTFDREGRDFPADTDAPAIVNEFVENQLAPALQSGDGKAFAGLFFEKGIWRDKVAFTWTYRTFNFHDAIERAATDLLPSAHVENVTIISPSPSVERPYPDLSYIQAHLTLDTEQTNASVVMNLLNTDEGIKIWTFHTVIEGLRAFPELPNRDGHMTGPISWPAQREKDTDFQGQEPDVVIVGGGHNGLMMAARLKALGVPTIIIEKNKRIGDNWRQRYEYLSLHFPHWADHFPYMPYPEHWPVYTPAAKLGDWLEWYASAMELHAWTGSSIVKCEQDAKGAWTVEVDRGDKGHRVIKPKHVVVATSLCGVPTQPVTPGEEKFRGVIRHSTAHDSSREWVGKKVLVVGTSSSGFDTAYDFARRDIDVTLLQRSPTYVMSLTHSVPRALGHYEPKGQKRPDLDACDRISYATPVGPGEEMGRRGAIELEELDKEMLDGLKAKGFKTWRGQRATGVQTLGYTKNGGFYFEAGACQQIINGKIKVEQGYIEKFTEDKVILSGGREKEYDLVIMATGFSNTIDSIRMTLGDDVAKRCNPIWGMDEEGEIKSAYRECGVPNLWIMVGTLQHGRYHSKRLALRIKGALEGVAAEPYLE; translated from the exons ATGGCTCCCACTGCTATCAAAGCCGAAGTCGATGGGCAACAGGTCGATGTGGCCAACCTCAAAGCCAAAATCGTCAACCAACATAAGGAGATCGAAGTTGAGTCGCCCGATGAAAAGGATCCCGTCGCCCCCAACTTTATGTATGACTTCAAGTACAACACTCCCCTTCCCACCTTTGACCGTGAAGGTCGAGACTTTCCCGCAGACACGGATGCCCCGGCTATCGTGAATGAATTTGTTGAGAACCAGCTCGCACCCGCACTCCAATCCGGTGATGGCAAGGCTTTTGCTggcctcttcttcgaaaAGG GTATCTGGCGTGACAAAGTCGCATTTACCTGGACCTACCGAACCTTCAACTTCCACGACGCCATCGAGCGTGCCGCTACCGACCTCCTGCCTTCTGCCCACGTCGAAAAcgtcaccatcatctccccTTCGCCTTCCGTCGAGCGCCCCTACCCCGATCTCTCCTACATCCAGGCCCACCTTACCCTTGATACAGAGCAGACCAACGCATCTGTGGTCATGAACCTCCTCAACACCGATGAGGGCATCAAGATTTGGACCTTTCACACCGTCATTGAGGGTCTGCGAGCCTTCCCCGAACTTCCCAACCGTGACGGCCACATGACGGGTCCTATCAGCTGGCCGGCGCAGAGGGAAAAAGACACCGACTTCCAGGGGCAGGAGCCGGACGTGGTGATTGTCGGCGGTGGGCACAA CGGACTTATGATGGCGGCGCGATTGAAGGCGTTGGGTGTTCCCACCATCATTATCGAGAAAAACAAGCGTATCGGTGACAACTGGCGTCAACGATACGAATATCTTTCCCTCCACTTCCCTCACTGGGCCG ACCATTTCCCTTATATGCCTTACCCAGAGCACTGGCCAGTGTACACGCCTGCCGCGAAACTCGGTGACTGGCTGGAATGGTACGCAAGTGCCATGGAACTTCACGCGTGGACCGGCTCTTCGATTGTCAAATGCGAGCAAGATGCGAAGGGTGCATGGACCGTCGAGGTGGATCGCGGCGACAAAGGACACCGTGTCATCAAGCCCAAACACGTCGTAGTAGCCACCTCTCTCTGCGGTGTGCCGACGCAGCCGGTCACTCCCGGAGAAGAGAAGTTCCGTGGCGTCATTCGTCATTCTACCGCGCACGACAGTTCCCGTGAGTGGGTCGGAAAGAAAGTCCTCGTTGTTGGAACCTCGTCTTCTGGTTTCGACACCGCTTACGACTTTGCTCGACGCGACATTGACGTGACTCTCCTCCAACGGTCCCCCACCTATGTCATGAGTCTTACTCATTCCGTTCCTCGCGCCCTCGGTCACTACGAGCCAAAGGGTCAGAAGCGACCCGACCTCGATGCATGCGACCGTATTTCGTACGCTACTCCTGTTGGGCCtggtgaggagatgggtCGTCGGGGAGCGATCGAATTGGAGGAGCTTGACAAGGAAATGCTTGATGGCTTGAAGGCCAAAGGTTTCAAGACATGGCGAGGTCAGAGGGCTACTGGTGTGCAAACTCTTGGTTATACCAAGAACGGTGGTTTCTACTTTGAAGCCGGTGCCTGCCAGCAGATCATCAACGGGAAAATCAAGGTTGAGCAGGGTTACATTGAAAA ATTCACCGAGGACAAGGTCATTCTCAGTGGTGGACGAGAAAAGGAGTACGACCTGGTTATCATGGCTACCGGTTTCTCTAACACCATCGACTCGATCCGTATGACCCTAGGAGACGATGTTGCAAAGCGATGCAACCCAATCTGGGGtatggatgaggagggagagatcAAATCAGCGTACCGAGAGTGTGGTGTCCCGAACTTGTGGATCATGGTCG GAACATTGCAACACGGTAGATATCACTCCAAGAGGCTCGCTTTACGGATCAAGGGTGCCCTTGAGGGTGTTGCGGCTGAACCGTACCTTGAATAG
- a CDS encoding 3-hydroxyacyl-CoA dehydrogenase, translating into MSLSGRAYIVTGGAGTIGGAISRDIIAKGGVVMIFDMLDEEAGAAKAKSYDAEKAFYFKTDIVDTEKVNAACQAALKALPQGVKLFGGVHCAAIAPGRQWNHKLIDSIPIMQKLLHVNTFGTFVVDACIADAINSQYPDNGPFAPRVKEERGCIVNISSVVAKPVPARCLTYGTSKTAVLGISQGLSDFLGPYGIRVCTVSPAVVASQLNHAGRLPYFIKEIEASCIFPHRVSEPTEVSAAVSFILENPMLNDMDLRVDGGWRNSSNWGGAKDPREDAIALE; encoded by the exons ATGTCTCTCTCAGGCCGAG CTTACATTGTTACCGGTGGTGCCGGTACCATTGGTGGTGCGATCTCCCGCGACATCATTGCCAAGGGCGGAGTGGTTATG ATCTTCGACATGTTGGACGAGGAGGCCGGTGCcgccaaggccaagagCTACGACGCTGAGAAGGCTTTCTACTTTAAAACCGACATTGTCGACACCGAGAAGGTCAATGCCGCGTGTCAGGCTGCTCTCAAGGCGCTTCCCCAGGGTGTCAAGCTCTTTGGTGGTGTTCACTGTGCGGCCATTGCACCAGGACGTCAATGGAACCACAAGTTGATAGACAGTATTCCG ATCATGCAAAAACTTCTCCACGTTAACACCTTCGGTACCTTCGTTGTTGACGCCTGCATTGCCGATGCCATCAACTCTCAGTACCCCGACAACGGTCCTTTCGCTCCCCGAGTCAAGGAGGAGCGAGGATGCATCGTCAACATCTCTTCCGTTGTTGCTAAGCCCGTTCCTGCCCGATGTCTCACTTATGGTACCTCTAAGA CTGCCGTCCTCGGTATCTCCCAGGGTCTTTCTGATTTCCTCGGCCCATACGGTATCCGAGTTTGCACTGTGTCCCCCGCCGTTGTCGCATCCCAGCTCAATCACGCTGGCCGTCTG CCCTACTTCATCAAGGAGATTGAAGCTTCCTGCATCTTCCCCCACCGAGTTTCCGAACCCACCGAGGTTTCTGCCGCCGTTTCCTTCATTTTGGAAAACCCCATGCTCAACGACATGGACCTCCGAGTGGATGGTGGATGGCGTAACAGCTCCAACTGGGGTGGAGCGAAAGACC CTCGTGAGGACGCTATTGCGCTCGAGTAG